From the genome of Callithrix jacchus isolate 240 chromosome 7, calJac240_pri, whole genome shotgun sequence, one region includes:
- the ADPRS gene encoding ADP-ribosylhydrolase ARH3 — protein sequence MAAAVMAAAGGRGAGAARSLSRFRGCLAGALLGDCVGSFYEAHDTVDLTSVLRHVQNLEPDPDTPGSQRTEALYYTDDTAMARALVQSLLAKEAFDEVDMAHRFAQEYKKDPDRGYGAGVVTVFKKLLNPKCRDVFEPARAQFNGKGSYGNGGAMRVAGISLAYSSVQDVQKFARLSAQLTHASSLGYNGAILQALAVHLALQGESSSDHFLQQLVGHMEELEGDAQSVLDARELGMEDRPYSNRLKKIGELLDQASVTREEVVSELGNGIAAFESVPTAIYCFLRCMEPDPEIPSAFNSLQRTLIYSISLGGDTDTIATMAGAIAGAYYGMDQVPESWRQSCEGYEETDILAQSLHRVFQKSL from the exons ATGGCGGCGGCGGTGATGGCGGCGGCGGGCGGCAGAGGGGCTGGTGCGGCCCGCTCCCTCTCGCGCTTCCGAGGCTGCCTGGCTGGCGCGCTGCTCGGGGACTGCGTGGGCTCCTTCTACGAGGCCCACGACACCGTCGACCTGACGTCAGTCCTGCGTCACGTCCAGAACCTGGAACCGGACCCTGACACGCCCGGGAGCCAGCGGACAG AAGCCTTGTACTACACAGATGACACAGCCATGGCCAGAGCCCTGGTGCAGTCCCTGCTAGCCAAGGAGGCCTTTGACGAGGTGGACATGGCTCACAG ATTTGCTCAGGAGTACAAGAAGGACCCTGACCGGGGCTATGGTGCTGGAGTAGTCACTGTCTTCAAAAAGCTCCTGAACCCCAAATGTCGCGATGTCTTTGAGCCTGCCCGGGCCCAGTTTAACGGGAAAGGCTCCTATGGCAATGGAGGTGCCATGAGGGTGGCTGGCATCTCCCTGGCCTATAGCAGTGTCCAGGATGTACAGAAG TTTGCCCGGCTCTCAGCCCAGCTGACACACGCCTCCTCCCTGGGTTACAATGGTGCCATCCTGCAGGCCCTGGCTGTGCACCTGGCCTTGCAGGGGGAGTCTTCCAGCGATCACTTTCTCCAGCAACTCGTGGGCCACATGGAGGAGCTGGAGGGAGATGCCCAATCCGTCTTGGATGCCAGGGA ATTGGGCATGGAGGACCGTCCGTACTCCAACCGCCTGAAGAAGATTGGAGAGCTTCTAGACCAGGCGTCGGTGACCAGAGAAGAAGTGGTGTCTGAGCTAG GGAATGGAATTGCTGCCTTTGAGTCGGTACCCACCGCCATCTACTGCTTCCTGCGCTGCATGGAGCCGGACCCTGAGATCCCCTCTGCCTTCAATAGCCTCCAGAGGACTCTCATCTATTCCATCTCacttggtggggacacagacaccaTTGCCACCATGGCTGGGGCCATTGCTGGTGCCTACTATGGGATGGATCAGGTGCCAGAGAGCTGGCGGCAAAGCTGTGAAGGCTATGAGGAGACAGACATCCTGGCCCAGAGCTTGCACCGTGTCTTCCAGAAGAGTTTATGA
- the COL8A2 gene encoding collagen alpha-2(VIII) chain → MRGALTPLSSLLLLLVLVLGCGPRASSGGGTGGAAGYAPVKYMQPMQKGPVGPPFREGKGQYLEMPLPLLPMDLKGEPGPPGKPGPRGPPGPPGFPGKPGTGKPGLHGQPGPAGPPGFSRMGKAGPPGLPGKVGPPGQPGLRGEPGIRGDQGHRGPPGPPGLPGPSGITIPGKPGAQGVPGPPGFQGEPGPQGEPGPPGDRGLKGDNGVGQPGLPGAPGQGGAPGPPGLPGPAGLGKPGLDGLPGAPGDKGESGPPGVPGPRGEPGAVGPKGLPGVDGMGIPGAAGLPGPQGPVGAKGEPGTRGPPGLIGPTGYGMPGLPGPKGDRGPAGVPGLLGDRGEPGEDGEPGEQGPQGLGGPPGLPGSAGLPGRRGAPGPKGEAGPGGPPGVPGIRGDQGPSGLAGKPGLPGERGLPGAHGPPGPTGPKGEPGFTGRPGGPGVAGALGQKGDLGLPGQPGLRGPSGIPGLQGPAGPIGPQGLPGLKGEPGLPGPPGEGKAGEPGTAGPTGPPGVPGSPGITGPPGPPGPPGPPGAPGAFDETGIAGLHLPNGGVEGAVLGKGGKPQFGLGELSAHATPAFTAVLTSPFPASGMPVKFDRTLYNGHSGYNPATGIFTCPVGGVYYFAYHVHVKGTNVWVALYKNNVPATYTYDEYKKGYLDQASGGAVLQLRPNDQVWVQMPSDQANGLYSTEYIHSSFSGFLLCPT, encoded by the exons ATGCGGGGGGCTCTGACGCCCCTGTCTTCGCTGCTGCTGTTACTGGTGCTGGTGCTGGGGTGTGGGCCTCGGGCGTCCTCTGGTGGCGGGACTGGTGGGGCAGCGGGCTATGCCCCGGTGAAGTACATGCAGCCCATGCAGAAAGGACCTGTGGGACCGCCCTTCCGAGAGGGCAAAGGCCAGTACCTGG aaaTGCCTCTACCGCTGCTGCCGATGGACCTGAAGGGAGAGCCTGGCCCCCCTGGAAAGCCCGGGCCTCGGGGCCCCCCTGGCCCCCCTGGCTTCCCAGGAAAACCAGGCACGGGAAAGCCAGGGCTCCATGGGCAGCCTGGCCCTGCTGGCCCCCCTGGCTTCTCCCGGATGGGCAAGGCTGGTCCCCCAGGGCTCCCTGGCAAGGTCGGGCCACCAGGGCAGCCAGGGCTTCGGGGGGAGCCAGGAATACGAGGGGACCAGGGCCATCGGGGGCCCCCAGGACCCCCTGGCCTCCCAGGCCCCTCAGGCATTACTATTCCTGGAAAACCAGGTGCCCAGGGGGTGCCAGGGCCCCCAGGATTCCAGGGGGAGCCAGGGCCCCAGGGGGAGCCTGGGCCTCCAGGTGATCGAGGCCTCAAGGGGGATAATGGAGTGGGCCAGCCAGGGCTGCCTGGGGCCCCAGGGCAGGGGGGTGCCCCTGGTCCCCCTGGCCTCCCTGGTCCAGCTGGCTTAGGCAAACCCGGTTTGGATGGGCTTCCTGGGGCCCCAGGAGACAAGGGTGAGTCTGGGCCTCCTGGAGTTCCAGGCCCCCGGGGAGAGCCAGGAGCTGTAGGCCCAAAAGGACTCCCTGGAGTAGATGGTATGGGGATCCCAGGGGCAGCAGGGTTGCCAGGGCCACAGGGCCCAGTAGGGGCCAAAGGGGAGCCAGGGACCCGGGGTCCCCCTGGTCTGATAGGCCCCACTGGCTATGGGATGCCAGGACTGCCAGGCCCCAAGGGGGACAGGGGCCCAGCTGGGGTCCCAGGGCTCTTGGGGGACAGGGGTGAGCcaggggaggatggggagccAGGGGAGCAGGGCCCACAGGGTCTTGGGGGTCCCCCTGGACTTCCTGGGTCTGCAGGGCTTCCTGGCAGACGTGGGGCCCCTGGGCCTAAGGGGGAGGCAGGGCCTGGAGGACCCCCAGGAGTGCCTGGCATTCGAGGTGACCAGGGGCCTAGTGGTCTGGCTGGAAAACCAGGGCTCCCAGGTGAGAGGGGACTTCCTGGGGCCCATGGACCCCCTGGACCAACTGGGCCCAAGGGTGAGCCAGGTTTCACAGGCCGCCCTGGAGGACCAGGGGTGGCAGGGGCCCTGGGGCAGAAAGGCGACTTGGGGCTGCCTGGGCAGCCGGGCCTGAGGGGTCCCTCAGGAATCCCAGGACTCCAGGGCCCAGCTGGCCCTATTGGGCCCCAGGGTCTGCCGGGCCTGAAGGGTGAACCAGGCCTGCCAGGACCCCCTGGAGAGGGGAAAGCAGGGGAACCTGGCACAGCTGGGCCCACGGGGCCCCCAGGGGTCCCTGGCTCCCCTGGAATCACgggccctcctgggcctcctgggcCTCCGGGACCCCCTGGTGCCCCCGGGGCCTTCGATGAGACTGGCATTGCAGGCTTGCACCTGCCCAACGGCGGTGTGGAGGGCGCCGTGCTGGGCAAGGGGGGCAAGCCACAGTTTGGGCTGGGCGAGCTGTCAGCCCATGCCACACCAGCCTTCACTGCGGTGCTCACCTCGCCCTTCCCTGCCTCGGGCATGCCTGTGAAATTTGACCGGACTCTCTACAATGGCCACAGTGGCTACAATCCAGCCACTGGCATCTTCACCTGCCCTGTGGGCGGCGTCTACTACTTTGCTTACCATGTGCACGTCAAGGGCACCAACGTGTGGGTGGCCTTGTACAAGAACAATGTGCCGGCCACCTATACCTACGACGAGTACAAGAAGGGCTACCTGGACCAGGCGTCTGGCGGGGCCGTGCTCCAGCTGCGGCCCAACGACCAGGTCTGGGTGCAGATGCCGTCGGACCAGGCCAACGGCCTCTACTCCACGGAGTACATCCACTCCTCCTTTTCAGGATTCTTGCTCTGCCCCACATAA